One genomic window of Acidovorax radicis includes the following:
- a CDS encoding pseudouridine synthase, which produces MPSPAQAATSAEGSNGAVRLNKRLAELGLCSRREADDWIAHGWVYVNGAPAEMGVKVTPQDTVTVERAAQRHQDNRVTILLNKPMGYVSGQAEDGHTPAVALINPRTHWRDDPSGMRFTPPHLRGLAPAGRLDIDSVGLLVLTQDGRVARQLIGEDSTLEKEYLVRVVYQGPGQAEGRHPDERSAPLQEIGEHDPVSTNVQAVFPPAMLARLRHGLSLDGQALKPAKVEWQNPEQLRFVLVEGKKRQIRRMCEQVGLKVVGLKRIRMGRITLGNLPVGQWRYLSANERF; this is translated from the coding sequence GTGCCCAGTCCGGCACAGGCCGCCACCAGCGCCGAGGGTTCCAACGGTGCCGTGCGCCTGAACAAGCGCCTCGCCGAGCTGGGCCTGTGCTCGCGCCGCGAGGCGGACGACTGGATTGCCCATGGCTGGGTGTATGTCAACGGTGCGCCGGCTGAGATGGGTGTCAAGGTCACGCCACAAGACACGGTCACGGTCGAGCGTGCGGCCCAGCGCCACCAGGACAATCGCGTCACCATCCTGCTTAACAAGCCCATGGGCTATGTGAGCGGCCAGGCCGAGGATGGCCACACGCCGGCGGTGGCGCTGATCAACCCGCGCACGCACTGGCGCGATGACCCCAGCGGCATGCGCTTTACGCCACCGCACCTGCGCGGCCTGGCGCCGGCGGGGCGGCTTGATATCGATTCGGTGGGCCTTCTCGTTCTGACGCAGGACGGCCGCGTGGCGCGCCAGCTGATTGGGGAAGATTCGACCCTGGAGAAGGAATACCTCGTGCGTGTGGTCTATCAGGGCCCGGGCCAGGCCGAGGGACGCCATCCCGACGAGCGCAGCGCGCCGCTGCAGGAAATCGGCGAACACGACCCGGTGAGCACGAATGTGCAGGCGGTGTTTCCACCCGCGATGCTGGCGCGCCTGCGCCACGGCCTGAGCCTGGACGGCCAGGCACTCAAGCCCGCCAAGGTCGAATGGCAAAACCCCGAGCAGCTGCGCTTTGTGCTGGTCGAGGGCAAAAAGCGCCAGATCCGCCGCATGTGCGAACAGGTCGGCCTGAAGGTGGTGGGCCTCAAGCGCATCCGCATGGGCCGCATCACCCTGGGGAACTTGCCGGTGGGGCAGTGGCGCTACCTTTCCGCCAACGAGCGGTTCTGA
- a CDS encoding esterase/lipase family protein, translating to MSSPPRLSAGPAAPAAPVSVPTVAARRSLLRQLRASDLRGMARLATQATVGISRVAEGVHQSVLGTLGLPGGAQPGRARGLTGMVYQSIRGVTQVVDIGLQAGLARLEPFFAPHTADTSVLWEREAIVAALNGVMGDRLQQDNNPLCTRMGFYQAGRPLDVQALGATKDATGKVLVLLHGLCMNDLQWLRAGHDHGSYLAHALGYTPVYLRYNTGLHTSTNGAELSAMLESLVASWPVPVTEIAMLAHSMGGLVARSACHHAAHGVAPVGGSNWLPLLRHLVFLGTPHHGAPMERAGHWVDVLLGSTLYSRPFTRLAQLRSAGITDLRYGHVVDADWQGLDRFRTFPDRRALVPLPPRVACYALAGTLAARRSPVAERLIGDGLVPLHSALGVHEDPARDLHFAKRRQAVFYRVGHLALLGDEAVARQLVQWMEPV from the coding sequence ATGTCCTCCCCACCGCGTTTGTCTGCCGGGCCCGCCGCGCCAGCCGCGCCGGTTTCTGTCCCCACGGTGGCCGCCAGGCGCTCCCTGCTGCGGCAGTTGCGTGCATCCGATCTGCGGGGCATGGCCCGCCTGGCCACGCAGGCGACGGTGGGTATCAGCCGGGTTGCCGAAGGGGTGCACCAGTCGGTGCTGGGCACGCTGGGCTTGCCGGGCGGCGCGCAGCCGGGGCGCGCCCGGGGCCTGACGGGCATGGTGTACCAGAGCATTCGCGGCGTGACGCAGGTGGTGGATATAGGCCTGCAAGCGGGCCTGGCCAGGCTGGAACCCTTCTTTGCTCCGCACACAGCAGACACCAGCGTATTGTGGGAGCGTGAGGCGATAGTTGCCGCCCTCAACGGCGTGATGGGCGACCGCCTGCAACAGGACAACAACCCGTTGTGCACCCGCATGGGCTTTTACCAGGCTGGTCGGCCACTGGACGTGCAAGCGCTCGGCGCCACAAAAGACGCCACAGGCAAGGTGCTGGTGTTGCTGCACGGCCTGTGCATGAATGACTTGCAGTGGCTGCGCGCTGGCCATGACCATGGCTCGTACCTGGCCCATGCCTTGGGCTATACCCCAGTTTACCTGCGCTACAACACGGGTTTGCACACTTCCACCAATGGTGCCGAGCTGTCGGCCATGCTGGAGTCCCTGGTGGCCTCATGGCCCGTGCCCGTCACGGAAATCGCCATGCTGGCCCACAGCATGGGCGGGCTGGTCGCGCGCAGCGCCTGCCACCATGCGGCGCACGGTGTGGCGCCTGTCGGCGGCAGCAATTGGTTGCCCCTGCTGCGGCACCTGGTTTTTTTGGGCACGCCACACCATGGGGCGCCGATGGAGCGTGCCGGCCACTGGGTGGATGTGCTGCTCGGGAGCACACTGTATTCACGGCCGTTCACGCGGCTGGCGCAGTTGCGCAGTGCGGGCATCACCGATTTGCGCTACGGGCATGTGGTGGACGCAGACTGGCAGGGGCTCGACCGGTTCCGCACATTCCCCGACCGGCGCGCACTGGTGCCGCTGCCTCCCCGCGTGGCCTGCTACGCCCTTGCTGGCACACTGGCGGCCCGGCGCAGTCCGGTGGCAGAGCGCCTGATCGGTGACGGATTGGTGCCTTTGCACAGCGCCCTGGGCGTTCATGAAGATCCTGCCCGCGACCTGCATTTTGCCAAGCGGCGCCAAGCTGTTTTCTACCGCGTGGGGCATCTTGCGCTGCTGGGTGATGAGGCTGTGGCGCGGCAACTGGTGCAATGGATGGAACCTGTTTGA
- a CDS encoding exopolyphosphatase: protein MSDVKYRLVTRSDFDGLVCAVLLNELDLIDEITFVHPKDMQDGKIAITGRDITTNLPYVPGAHLVFDHHESETVRNSGRRDENHIIEAHAPSAARVVYNHYGGKAAFPRVTDEMMAAVDQADSAQYSRDDILNPQGWVLLNYLMDSRTGLGRFREFRISNYALMMDLIQYCRDHTIEEILALPDVQERVNLYREQALRAKAQLQSCAISLGNLVVLDLRDEETIWATNRFMIYALFPQANISIHVMWGLQKQNTVFAVGKSILDRSSNTHVGNLMLEFGGGGHAAAGTCQVANDKADAMLKTLIQRINADG from the coding sequence GTGAGTGATGTGAAATACCGCCTGGTGACCCGCAGCGACTTCGACGGTCTGGTTTGTGCCGTGCTGCTCAATGAGCTCGATCTCATTGACGAGATCACCTTTGTCCACCCCAAGGACATGCAGGATGGCAAGATCGCCATTACCGGCCGCGATATCACCACCAATCTGCCTTACGTGCCCGGCGCCCACCTGGTGTTTGATCACCATGAGTCCGAGACCGTGCGCAACTCGGGCCGCCGCGACGAGAACCACATCATTGAAGCGCATGCGCCATCGGCAGCGCGGGTGGTCTACAACCACTACGGTGGCAAGGCAGCGTTCCCGCGGGTGACCGACGAAATGATGGCCGCCGTGGACCAGGCCGACTCCGCCCAGTATTCGCGCGACGACATCCTCAACCCCCAAGGCTGGGTGCTGTTGAACTACCTGATGGATTCGCGCACCGGCCTGGGGCGTTTTCGCGAGTTCCGCATCAGCAACTACGCGCTGATGATGGACCTGATCCAGTACTGCCGAGACCACACCATCGAAGAAATTCTGGCGCTCCCGGATGTGCAGGAGCGGGTGAATCTGTACCGTGAGCAAGCGCTCCGGGCCAAGGCACAACTGCAAAGCTGTGCCATCAGCCTCGGTAACCTGGTGGTGCTCGACCTGCGCGATGAAGAAACCATCTGGGCCACCAACCGGTTCATGATTTATGCGTTGTTCCCCCAGGCCAACATCTCCATCCATGTGATGTGGGGCCTGCAAAAGCAAAACACGGTGTTTGCCGTCGGAAAGTCCATTCTGGACCGCAGCAGCAACACCCACGTGGGCAATTTGATGCTGGAGTTTGGCGGTGGCGGACACGCGGCAGCGGGCACCTGCCAGGTGGCCAACGACAAGGCCGACGCCATGCTCAAGACGCTGATCCAGCGCATCAACGCCGACGGTTGA
- the htpG gene encoding molecular chaperone HtpG has translation MSKQTLSFQAEVAQLLHLVTHSLYSNQEIFLRELISNASDACDKLRFEGLNNAALFEDAPNLEVRVAFDKDAKTLTITDNGIGMSEQEAIDHLGTIAKSGTKDFMGKLSGDQKQDAQLIGQFGVGFYSGFIVADKITVESRRAGLKAEDGVRWISGGTGDFEVETITRPARGTSIILHLRDDAEEYLNAWKLKQVIAKYSDHISLPILMEKEEWKDGELINPSDENGGRQPGGMVKTGEWETINKASALWTRPKKDITDEQYQEFYKNISHDHENPLTWAHNRVEGNTEYTQLLYIPGKAPFDLWNRDKKAGIKLYVKRVFIMDEAEALMPSYLRFVKGVIDSSDLPLNVSRELLQESRDVKAIREGSTKRVLSMLEDLAKHDKHDAPVEGADAVTDVVDADDKAKEGKYSQFYAEFGAVLKEGLGEDFANRERLAKLLRFASTSSDTASVSFADYKARMKDGQDAIYYITADTLAAAKNSPQLEVFKKKGIEVLLMTDRVDEWALNYLQDFDGTPLQSVAKGAVDLGKLQDEAEKKAAEEAAETFKPVLAKLKEALKDKAEDVRVTTRLVDSPACLVVQDDGMSTQLARMLKQAGQQAPDAKPVLEVNAEHPLVKKLDGSVHFHDLAHILFDQALLAEGGLPEDPAAYVRRVNALLV, from the coding sequence ATGAGCAAACAAACCCTGTCGTTCCAGGCCGAAGTGGCGCAACTGTTGCACCTGGTCACCCACTCGCTGTATTCGAATCAGGAAATTTTCCTGCGGGAACTGATTTCCAACGCATCAGACGCCTGCGACAAGCTGCGTTTTGAAGGCCTGAACAACGCCGCCTTGTTTGAAGACGCCCCCAACCTCGAGGTTCGTGTGGCCTTCGACAAGGACGCGAAGACGCTCACCATCACCGACAACGGCATCGGCATGAGCGAGCAGGAGGCCATCGACCACCTGGGAACCATCGCCAAGAGCGGCACCAAGGACTTCATGGGCAAGCTCAGTGGCGACCAAAAGCAGGACGCTCAGCTCATCGGCCAGTTTGGCGTGGGCTTCTATTCGGGCTTCATCGTGGCCGACAAGATCACGGTGGAATCGCGCCGCGCGGGCCTCAAGGCCGAAGACGGCGTGCGCTGGATCAGCGGCGGCACGGGCGACTTCGAGGTAGAGACCATTACCCGCCCTGCACGCGGCACCAGCATCATCCTGCACCTGCGCGACGATGCCGAGGAATACCTCAACGCCTGGAAGCTCAAGCAAGTCATCGCCAAATACTCCGACCACATCAGCCTGCCCATCCTGATGGAAAAGGAAGAATGGAAAGACGGCGAGCTGATCAACCCCAGTGACGAAAACGGTGGCCGCCAGCCCGGCGGCATGGTCAAGACCGGCGAGTGGGAAACCATCAACAAGGCCAGTGCCCTGTGGACCCGCCCCAAGAAGGACATCACCGACGAGCAGTACCAGGAGTTCTACAAGAACATCTCGCACGACCATGAAAACCCGCTGACCTGGGCGCACAACCGTGTCGAAGGCAATACCGAGTACACGCAGCTGCTCTACATCCCGGGCAAGGCGCCGTTTGACCTGTGGAACCGCGACAAAAAGGCGGGCATCAAGCTCTACGTCAAACGCGTCTTCATCATGGATGAGGCCGAGGCGCTGATGCCCAGCTACCTGCGCTTCGTGAAGGGCGTGATCGATTCGAGCGACCTGCCGCTCAATGTCAGCCGCGAGTTGCTGCAGGAGAGCCGCGACGTCAAGGCGATCCGAGAAGGCAGCACGAAGCGCGTGTTGTCGATGCTGGAAGACCTGGCCAAGCATGACAAGCATGACGCACCCGTTGAAGGTGCCGACGCCGTGACCGATGTGGTCGATGCCGACGACAAGGCCAAGGAAGGCAAATACAGCCAGTTCTACGCCGAGTTTGGCGCGGTGCTCAAGGAAGGCCTGGGCGAAGACTTTGCCAACCGCGAGCGCCTGGCCAAACTGCTGCGCTTTGCCAGCACCAGCAGCGACACGGCCAGCGTCTCGTTCGCTGACTACAAGGCGCGCATGAAGGACGGCCAGGACGCCATTTACTACATCACCGCCGACACGCTCGCCGCCGCCAAGAACAGCCCGCAGCTTGAAGTCTTCAAGAAAAAGGGCATTGAAGTGCTCTTGATGACGGACCGCGTGGACGAATGGGCGCTGAACTACCTGCAAGACTTCGATGGCACCCCGCTGCAAAGCGTTGCCAAGGGCGCGGTCGATTTGGGCAAGCTGCAGGACGAAGCCGAAAAGAAGGCGGCTGAAGAGGCGGCCGAAACCTTCAAGCCTGTGTTGGCCAAGCTCAAAGAGGCCCTCAAAGACAAGGCCGAAGACGTGCGCGTGACCACACGCCTGGTCGATTCACCCGCATGCCTGGTCGTGCAGGACGACGGCATGAGCACCCAACTGGCCCGCATGCTCAAACAAGCGGGTCAGCAGGCCCCGGACGCGAAGCCCGTGCTGGAGGTGAACGCCGAGCACCCGCTGGTCAAGAAGCTCGACGGCAGCGTGCACTTTCACGACCTGGCCCACATCCTGTTCGATCAGGCGCTGCTGGCCGAAGGCGGTTTGCCCGAAGACCCGGCCGCCTACGTGCGGCGTGTGAATGCCTTGCTGGTTTGA
- a CDS encoding ATP-binding protein, with product MNSRNPFVNMRFASKIVMLVGLMGLIALTITTYTLAHTRSINRQYSQLLAHEARGALIIAAAAQHLSNASRIAYTVLTEPDESRMLAQLVKLKSMEQQYNTEMHNFKQLLPTMAVEVDSMTSQSLRVFDMASRIIESAARWRGDRALQIIDTEFEPALGALRSDMDALRDRSVQQFQTASSDLTAQTKKTITVTAFAIVGALILVIALSIHVAITQMSRPLAELTRSMERMSERQYGDAMVLTTRRDEVGKMANALQVFRQSMQREDRLAVEVAASAEAHRLSQQLMDLISAIPGAVFQMQMTHNGWRRIQFVSEKAAHLHGCPLGELQTIEGPPGGEFLHASPDAMQDAQAAFVHSARTLKPLDFDIAITQNGKKRWLKTLATARRTEEGGTMFNGVWLDVSEQKEQAAILAQAKDVAEQAAADKARFLATMSHEIRTPLNAMLGMTQLALRHEQSAAQQNRMDKALRAGRHLLTIVNDVLDLSKIEAGKMDIEVQDFSLLEWIQEIRELVWHEADSKNLELTWRIASDVPGWVRGSRHRMGQVLINYLNNAIKFTSAGGITIAIDAADVDEHSLLLRCEVQDSGIGISRQDQARLFAAFEQADISITRRFGGTGLGLTISRQLAQLMGGAAGVHSESGQGSTFWFTARVLRAITVEPENTTPPAKRGAQALRGQRVLLVDDNEINRAVAHGMLQMGGVLVDEAPDGAQALAILRQAPADTYALVLMDMQMPEMDGMTATRLLREDARFSTLPVIALTANASKGDVERTRAAGMDDHLAKPLLEDNLWRCVLRWARPHAPNGAASGDTSDAVHAQGADVMTAGSGTTATVAEIDTAALDDLCESLGPQRARLLMRDFLKDTATRLARMQAQADRWDLNDWSDLIKEAHELSGNAGSFGLARLGNTAHFLHSAAASGNVAAVRGAMAHLAQCAAADLGGLQALVDHPRPLEQQEG from the coding sequence ATGAACTCACGCAACCCGTTCGTCAACATGCGCTTCGCCAGCAAAATTGTCATGCTGGTCGGCCTGATGGGGCTGATTGCGCTGACCATCACCACGTATACGCTGGCGCATACCCGCTCCATCAACCGGCAATACAGCCAATTGCTCGCACACGAGGCGCGCGGCGCGTTGATCATCGCGGCCGCAGCCCAGCACCTTAGCAACGCGAGCCGCATTGCCTACACCGTCCTGACGGAGCCTGATGAATCGCGCATGCTTGCCCAGCTCGTGAAGTTGAAGAGCATGGAGCAGCAGTACAACACTGAGATGCACAACTTCAAGCAGTTGTTGCCGACAATGGCCGTCGAAGTGGACTCCATGACCTCCCAGTCCCTGCGGGTGTTTGACATGGCAAGCCGCATCATTGAATCGGCGGCTCGTTGGCGCGGCGACCGGGCTCTGCAGATCATTGATACCGAGTTCGAGCCTGCACTGGGCGCGCTGCGAAGCGACATGGATGCACTGCGGGATCGTTCAGTCCAGCAGTTCCAGACCGCATCCTCTGACCTCACCGCCCAGACCAAGAAAACCATCACAGTTACTGCATTCGCTATCGTGGGCGCTCTGATTCTGGTCATCGCCCTGTCCATTCATGTGGCGATTACTCAAATGTCGCGCCCGCTCGCTGAACTCACGCGCAGCATGGAGCGCATGAGCGAGCGGCAGTATGGCGACGCCATGGTACTGACCACGCGGCGCGACGAGGTGGGCAAGATGGCCAATGCGCTGCAGGTCTTTCGGCAGTCAATGCAACGAGAAGACCGGCTCGCGGTTGAAGTTGCGGCAAGCGCAGAGGCGCATCGGCTCTCGCAACAGCTGATGGACTTGATCAGCGCGATTCCGGGGGCGGTTTTTCAGATGCAGATGACACACAACGGCTGGCGGCGCATCCAGTTCGTCAGTGAAAAGGCGGCGCACCTGCATGGATGCCCACTAGGCGAGCTTCAGACAATCGAGGGACCACCCGGCGGAGAGTTTCTCCATGCAAGTCCCGACGCAATGCAGGACGCGCAAGCCGCTTTTGTGCACAGCGCACGAACACTCAAGCCCCTTGACTTTGATATTGCCATCACGCAGAACGGCAAAAAACGCTGGCTCAAGACACTGGCAACCGCGCGCCGCACCGAAGAGGGAGGCACCATGTTCAACGGGGTGTGGCTGGATGTGAGTGAGCAGAAAGAGCAGGCGGCCATTTTGGCGCAGGCCAAGGACGTCGCAGAACAGGCCGCCGCAGACAAGGCACGCTTTCTGGCGACCATGAGCCATGAAATCCGCACACCGCTCAACGCGATGCTGGGCATGACGCAACTTGCTTTGCGGCATGAACAATCCGCCGCACAACAAAACCGCATGGACAAGGCCCTGCGTGCTGGCCGACATCTGCTGACCATCGTCAACGACGTGCTGGACCTCTCCAAAATTGAAGCGGGAAAGATGGACATTGAAGTGCAGGATTTTTCCCTGCTTGAGTGGATACAGGAGATTCGCGAGCTGGTGTGGCACGAGGCGGACAGCAAGAATTTGGAATTGACCTGGCGCATCGCGTCCGACGTGCCTGGCTGGGTGCGTGGCAGCCGGCACCGCATGGGCCAGGTTCTGATCAACTACCTGAACAACGCCATCAAGTTCACCAGCGCGGGGGGAATCACCATCGCGATCGACGCTGCAGATGTTGATGAACACAGCCTATTGTTGCGATGCGAAGTACAGGACTCGGGGATCGGTATTTCCAGGCAAGACCAAGCGCGGTTGTTTGCGGCGTTCGAGCAGGCCGACATATCCATCACGCGACGCTTTGGAGGGACCGGCCTGGGGCTCACTATTTCGCGGCAGCTTGCCCAATTGATGGGCGGTGCTGCGGGGGTCCACAGCGAATCAGGCCAGGGGAGCACGTTCTGGTTCACGGCCAGGGTACTCCGGGCTATCACCGTAGAGCCTGAAAACACCACACCTCCTGCAAAAAGGGGCGCGCAGGCCCTGCGCGGTCAGCGTGTGCTGCTCGTGGATGACAACGAGATCAATCGCGCCGTGGCTCACGGCATGCTGCAAATGGGCGGGGTTCTGGTGGACGAGGCCCCTGACGGGGCCCAAGCCCTGGCAATACTGCGCCAGGCCCCCGCCGACACGTATGCACTGGTGTTGATGGATATGCAGATGCCCGAAATGGACGGAATGACGGCAACACGCCTATTGCGTGAAGACGCTCGATTTTCCACGCTCCCGGTGATCGCACTGACGGCAAACGCCAGCAAAGGGGATGTGGAGCGCACACGTGCAGCGGGCATGGATGACCACCTTGCCAAGCCTCTGCTGGAGGACAACTTGTGGCGCTGCGTGCTTCGCTGGGCCAGGCCGCACGCGCCTAACGGAGCAGCTTCCGGCGACACGTCAGATGCCGTCCATGCCCAGGGTGCTGACGTCATGACAGCAGGGAGCGGGACCACGGCCACTGTCGCGGAGATAGATACGGCGGCACTGGACGATCTGTGCGAATCGCTGGGGCCCCAACGCGCGCGCCTTCTCATGCGGGATTTTTTGAAGGACACCGCCACCCGCCTAGCTCGCATGCAGGCACAGGCAGACCGGTGGGATCTGAATGACTGGAGCGACCTGATCAAAGAAGCCCACGAACTCAGCGGCAATGCAGGTAGTTTTGGCCTCGCCCGCCTGGGAAACACAGCACACTTCTTGCACTCTGCGGCAGCCAGTGGCAACGTGGCCGCCGTGCGAGGTGCCATGGCACACCTGGCGCAATGCGCAGCCGCCGACCTGGGGGGCCTGCAGGCGCTCGTGGATCACCCACGCCCCCTTGAACAACAAGAGGGATGA
- a CDS encoding ABC transporter substrate-binding protein, protein MVKNTAPMTLVTPLIRDTMPRLIAMVVWGAVVALQSGSVVAQTQGKTLGQTQTHTPHVDVFHWWVSGGERASVDVIRDATLAQGIGWTEASTVGSGTARYTRVLEQRVRAGKTPTAAQMIGHDIHTWAARGLLANLDDLARREEWDAVVPLDIQHLSKYDGHWVATPFNTHATNWLWVNQALATRLGATAPPDTFPDLVALLEKARVAGVVPLAIGREAWEHTLLFEVVAAGYLGASAYRKAFIDLRPDVLTPEQAAAVFARMRLLSHYLDPGYKTRSWDAASDMVRAGKALLQAQGTWVNGEFTARGMVPGREYACWQFPDTQGMFVFNADQYIFFRAPVQGQNGADAFASLLMSPALQVTVNIKTGAAPARVDASPERFNACGKRAIAGLRASNMRRTVLGSIAMGNANPAAVKTAIYQVVTNHLQGKMNDEEAASLLRKALVAGARARAKERESQQ, encoded by the coding sequence ATGGTGAAAAACACCGCCCCTATGACGCTCGTCACCCCCCTCATCCGCGATACCATGCCGCGCTTAATCGCCATGGTCGTTTGGGGGGCCGTGGTGGCGTTGCAAAGCGGCTCGGTTGTGGCGCAAACGCAAGGAAAAACACTCGGACAAACGCAGACGCACACACCCCACGTCGACGTCTTTCACTGGTGGGTTTCGGGCGGCGAGCGCGCCAGCGTGGACGTGATTCGTGACGCCACATTGGCGCAAGGCATTGGCTGGACAGAAGCCTCGACCGTGGGCAGCGGCACTGCGCGCTACACCCGGGTGCTAGAGCAACGTGTGCGCGCGGGTAAGACGCCGACTGCAGCGCAGATGATTGGCCATGACATCCACACCTGGGCGGCACGTGGCCTACTGGCCAATCTGGACGACCTGGCCCGGCGCGAGGAGTGGGATGCGGTGGTGCCACTGGATATTCAGCACCTCTCCAAATACGATGGGCATTGGGTGGCAACACCTTTCAACACCCACGCGACCAACTGGTTATGGGTCAACCAGGCACTGGCAACGCGGCTGGGCGCCACCGCACCGCCAGACACATTCCCTGACCTGGTGGCGCTGCTCGAGAAGGCGCGTGTTGCGGGCGTAGTGCCGCTGGCCATAGGGCGAGAGGCCTGGGAGCACACGCTGCTTTTTGAGGTGGTGGCTGCTGGGTATCTGGGGGCTTCCGCCTACCGCAAGGCATTCATTGACCTGCGCCCCGATGTTTTGACGCCAGAGCAGGCCGCCGCGGTGTTCGCACGCATGCGACTTCTCTCGCATTACCTCGACCCAGGCTACAAGACGCGCAGCTGGGACGCCGCCAGCGACATGGTGCGCGCAGGCAAAGCCCTGCTGCAAGCACAGGGTACCTGGGTCAATGGTGAATTTACTGCGCGTGGCATGGTGCCAGGGCGCGAATACGCGTGCTGGCAGTTCCCCGATACGCAGGGCATGTTTGTGTTCAACGCCGATCAGTACATCTTTTTTCGCGCGCCAGTCCAAGGCCAAAATGGCGCGGACGCTTTTGCATCCCTGCTGATGTCTCCGGCGTTGCAGGTGACGGTCAATATAAAGACAGGCGCTGCGCCGGCGCGTGTGGATGCCTCACCCGAACGCTTCAATGCATGTGGCAAGCGCGCCATCGCAGGCTTGCGGGCCTCCAACATGCGGCGCACGGTGCTTGGCTCAATTGCCATGGGCAATGCAAACCCCGCAGCCGTCAAAACAGCCATATACCAGGTAGTGACCAATCACCTACAGGGAAAAATGAATGACGAAGAGGCTGCGAGCTTGCTGCGCAAGGCGCTGGTAGCAGGCGCGCGCGCACGTGCCAAAGAACGCGAATCCCAACAATGA